The proteins below come from a single Erythrobacter sp. SG61-1L genomic window:
- a CDS encoding aspartate aminotransferase family protein codes for MSEPNDLSAFWMPFSDNRGFKANPRMFVGAEGMHYTAAAGHKVLDATGGLWCVNAGHSRPEIVEAIRKTAGEMDFAPTFQLGHPLAFEAASRLALIMPEGLDRIFFVNSGSESVDTALKIALAYQKARGQAGRYRFIGRERAYHGVGFGGISVGGIVGNRRPYPTLLPGVDHLRHTHDPARNSFTRGQPLHGAELADDLERLIALHGAETIAAVIVEPVSGSTGVLVPPVGYLKRLREICDRHDLLLIFDEVITAFGRVGKATASERFGVTPDIITMAKGLTNASVPMGAVAVRREVYDTIVNSAAPGTIDLFHGYTYSGHPLASAAAIATLGIYEREGLFEKAIELEDYWADGVHSLKGTRHVIDCRNIGLIGGIELASRPDAPGRRAMDVFHRAFDSGLLIRVTGDIIALSPPLILEKSHIDEIFGKLAEVLAQVE; via the coding sequence ATGAGCGAGCCGAACGACCTTTCTGCATTCTGGATGCCCTTTTCGGATAATCGCGGTTTCAAGGCCAATCCGCGGATGTTCGTGGGGGCAGAGGGGATGCATTACACCGCGGCGGCCGGGCACAAGGTGCTGGATGCCACAGGTGGGCTGTGGTGCGTCAATGCCGGCCATTCCCGACCGGAGATCGTGGAGGCGATCCGCAAGACGGCCGGGGAAATGGACTTCGCGCCAACCTTCCAACTGGGCCATCCGCTGGCGTTCGAGGCGGCGTCGCGCCTTGCGCTGATCATGCCGGAAGGGTTGGACCGGATATTCTTCGTCAATTCCGGTTCCGAATCCGTGGACACGGCGCTGAAAATCGCGCTGGCCTATCAGAAGGCACGCGGGCAGGCCGGCCGCTATCGCTTCATCGGGCGTGAGAGGGCCTATCACGGCGTGGGCTTCGGCGGCATTTCCGTGGGCGGGATCGTGGGCAATCGCCGCCCTTATCCGACCCTGCTGCCCGGCGTGGACCATTTGCGCCACACGCATGATCCGGCGCGCAATTCCTTCACCCGGGGCCAGCCGCTGCATGGGGCGGAACTGGCGGACGATCTGGAACGGCTGATCGCGCTGCACGGGGCGGAGACCATCGCGGCGGTGATCGTGGAACCGGTTTCCGGCTCCACCGGGGTACTTGTGCCGCCGGTCGGTTATCTGAAACGCCTGCGCGAAATTTGCGACAGGCACGATCTGCTGCTGATCTTCGACGAGGTCATCACAGCCTTCGGCCGCGTGGGCAAGGCCACTGCTTCCGAACGCTTCGGCGTCACGCCCGATATCATCACCATGGCCAAGGGGCTGACCAATGCCTCCGTCCCGATGGGGGCAGTGGCAGTGCGGCGCGAAGTTTACGACACCATCGTGAACAGCGCCGCGCCAGGCACGATCGACCTGTTCCATGGCTATACCTATTCGGGCCATCCGCTGGCATCCGCCGCCGCGATTGCCACACTGGGCATCTATGAGCGCGAGGGCCTGTTCGAAAAGGCGATCGAGCTTGAGGACTATTGGGCCGACGGCGTTCATTCGCTGAAAGGCACCCGTCACGTGATCGATTGCCGCAATATCGGCCTGATCGGCGGGATCGAACTGGCATCGCGCCCCGATGCGCCGGGCAGGCGTGCGATGGATGTGTTCCACCGCGCCTTCGACAGCGGGCTGCTGATCCGCGTGACGGGCGACATCATCGCCCTTTCACCGCCGTTGATCCTGGAAAAATCCCACATTGACGAGATCTTCGGCAAGCTGGCCGAAGTGCTCGCGCAAGTAGAGTAG
- a CDS encoding response regulator transcription factor, which produces MGMNILLVDDEPAIVTALSPVLQSQGYFITSAPSAASALKTAEMMQFDLVLLDLGLPDADGVEIIGKLKQLCHAVIILSARHQETEKVRALDEGADDYVNKPFGIEELLARIRAAGRRTGIGNAGNAARFASRELLVDFATREVRLLGEDIRLSPKEFALLETLCRHAGQVVTHRKLLIAGWNDPHADSQYLRSYVALLRQKLEYDASEPQLILTEPGVGYRLGATPLTD; this is translated from the coding sequence ATGGGGATGAACATTCTGCTGGTGGATGACGAGCCGGCCATCGTCACGGCGCTCAGCCCGGTTCTGCAATCGCAGGGCTATTTCATCACCTCTGCCCCTTCCGCCGCCAGCGCGCTGAAGACGGCCGAGATGATGCAATTCGATCTGGTACTGCTCGACCTCGGCCTGCCCGACGCGGATGGGGTGGAAATCATCGGCAAGCTGAAGCAGCTGTGCCACGCCGTGATCATCCTTTCCGCGCGCCATCAGGAAACGGAAAAGGTCCGCGCGCTGGACGAAGGGGCGGACGATTACGTCAACAAGCCCTTCGGCATCGAGGAACTGCTGGCCCGTATCCGCGCGGCTGGCCGCCGGACCGGCATCGGCAATGCGGGCAATGCCGCCCGCTTTGCCTCACGCGAACTGTTGGTGGATTTCGCAACGCGCGAAGTGCGGCTGCTGGGGGAGGACATCCGCCTTTCCCCCAAGGAATTCGCTCTGCTGGAAACCCTGTGCCGCCATGCCGGGCAGGTGGTGACGCATCGCAAACTGCTGATCGCCGGGTGGAACGATCCCCATGCGGACAGCCAATATCTGCGCAGCTATGTCGCCCTGCTGCGCCAGAAGCTGGAATATGATGCCTCGGAACCGCAACTGATTCTGACCGAGCCGGGCGTAGGCTACAGGCTGGGTGCGACGCCGCTGACGGACTGA
- a CDS encoding ATP-binding protein, which produces MVDLTQRQRFIGYFRDGNAVAGDVMIFSLATAGTYLAQSWERPISAVLIYLVGVMAIGARSGLTWGLAAALSASLVYNFFLSEPVFSFSTPSADEWIPLIAFNASAILSGAMAGRLKDSVKLARSAEEKSAHLLRLSDELQRAITVDDVARIARRSLPFGRLLDLEITLARDVDMSTAMIDPALPDTGFRILPLIGAEGIIGTVRFELDRRPNIPIILPDLQGIAIILGLAIDRCQLLERLSESAALQKSEELKTAILSSVSHDLRTPLTAIEAAATSLRSFDKSLTPSDREKMLDTISQQCRKLNRYTANLLDMGRIQAGIPDFLFIEVDVIEILGVVLGAIREAYPGQEIEKQIQLDTAVVKANPAMLEQVIFNLIENAILHGASIRPIYVVITSAAGNCVLEIVDFGPGITLDEQPLVFNKFYRSRTSAHREGNGLGLHIANGFAEAFGGTIRIVSPHFEGHGTKIAVELPLADVALDRVGTWG; this is translated from the coding sequence ATGGTCGATTTGACACAGCGGCAACGTTTCATCGGGTATTTCCGCGATGGGAACGCAGTGGCGGGCGATGTGATGATATTCTCGCTCGCCACCGCAGGCACTTACCTTGCCCAGTCGTGGGAACGGCCGATCAGTGCCGTGCTGATCTATCTGGTGGGAGTGATGGCCATCGGTGCCCGCTCCGGCCTCACCTGGGGGCTGGCGGCGGCGCTTTCCGCCTCGCTGGTCTATAATTTCTTTCTGAGCGAGCCGGTCTTCAGTTTCAGCACCCCTTCAGCGGACGAATGGATCCCGTTGATCGCCTTCAATGCCAGCGCGATCCTTTCTGGCGCAATGGCCGGGCGGCTGAAGGACAGCGTGAAGCTGGCTCGCAGCGCGGAGGAAAAGAGCGCCCATTTGCTAAGGCTTAGCGACGAATTGCAGCGCGCCATCACGGTGGACGACGTAGCCCGAATTGCCCGGCGCAGCCTGCCCTTCGGGCGCCTGCTCGATCTGGAAATCACGCTAGCGCGCGATGTCGACATGAGTACCGCCATGATCGACCCTGCCCTGCCCGACACCGGCTTCCGCATCCTGCCCCTGATCGGTGCGGAAGGGATCATCGGGACGGTCCGCTTCGAACTGGACCGGCGGCCCAATATCCCGATCATCCTGCCGGACCTGCAAGGCATCGCAATCATTCTGGGCCTTGCCATCGACCGGTGCCAGTTGCTGGAACGCCTTTCCGAGAGCGCCGCACTGCAAAAATCCGAGGAACTGAAGACGGCGATTCTTTCATCCGTCTCGCACGATCTGCGCACACCGCTGACCGCAATCGAGGCCGCCGCCACCAGCCTGCGATCCTTCGACAAAAGCCTGACGCCGAGCGACCGCGAGAAGATGCTGGATACGATCAGCCAGCAATGCCGCAAGCTGAACCGCTACACCGCCAATCTGCTCGACATGGGCCGTATTCAGGCGGGCATTCCGGATTTCCTGTTCATCGAAGTGGACGTGATCGAGATACTGGGCGTGGTGCTTGGCGCCATTCGCGAGGCCTATCCCGGGCAGGAGATCGAGAAGCAGATTCAGCTGGATACCGCAGTGGTCAAGGCCAACCCCGCCATGCTGGAACAGGTGATCTTCAACCTGATCGAGAATGCCATTCTCCACGGGGCTAGCATCCGGCCAATCTATGTCGTGATTACCAGCGCGGCGGGGAATTGCGTGTTGGAAATCGTGGATTTCGGCCCCGGCATCACGCTGGATGAGCAGCCGCTGGTGTTCAACAAGTTTTACCGTTCCCGCACCTCCGCACACCGGGAGGGCAACGGGCTGGGTCTGCACATCGCCAATGGCTTTGCCGAGGCCTTCGGCGGCACTATCCGCATCGTCAGCCCGCATTTCGAAGGGCACGGCACGAAGATCGCGGTGGAACTGCCGCTAGCCGATGTCGCACTGGACCGGGTCGGCACATGGGGATGA
- a CDS encoding restriction endonuclease, whose translation MTKIWGIHMPEWVGDDPIEHGYACVGWPHVGDIFALPPNRETYKSALAETYPDKKPGSIPVDAGTLFRFAHEIQSGDLIIYPSKHNRMVNLGRATGKKWHAPNDAKGDDDLPNFIGVEWIGHFPRSNFTQAALNEIGSFITLFRVREHAAEFIAKVDPSQAAKQSEPADEEAVPDDVASQNASQLAEENTQDFVIRRLHSGLTGYEFEHFTAHLMECMGYTARVSEKSGDGGVDVIAHTDELGFQPPIIKIQCKRQTSQVGEPEVSQLLGTLGEGEFALFVTLGSYSRQARVRERNTPRLRLLDGEELVELILEHYSQLSPRYRTMIPLKQIYVPDLIGD comes from the coding sequence ATGACAAAAATCTGGGGCATACACATGCCGGAATGGGTGGGCGATGATCCCATAGAGCACGGCTATGCCTGTGTCGGCTGGCCGCATGTAGGCGATATCTTCGCCCTCCCGCCCAATCGCGAGACATACAAATCCGCATTGGCCGAAACCTATCCAGACAAGAAGCCCGGCTCCATCCCGGTCGATGCCGGAACCCTGTTTCGTTTCGCCCATGAAATTCAGTCTGGCGACCTCATCATCTATCCGTCCAAGCACAACCGCATGGTGAACCTTGGACGCGCCACCGGGAAAAAATGGCATGCCCCCAACGATGCAAAGGGCGACGATGATCTGCCGAACTTCATCGGCGTGGAATGGATAGGGCATTTCCCCCGGAGCAATTTCACCCAAGCCGCGCTCAATGAAATCGGCTCTTTCATTACCCTGTTCCGGGTTCGGGAGCACGCCGCTGAGTTCATCGCCAAGGTCGACCCCAGTCAGGCCGCAAAGCAGAGCGAACCCGCCGACGAGGAGGCCGTCCCCGACGATGTCGCCTCGCAGAACGCGTCGCAGCTGGCGGAAGAGAACACCCAGGACTTCGTTATCCGTCGGCTCCATTCGGGGCTGACCGGTTACGAGTTCGAGCATTTCACAGCGCATTTGATGGAATGCATGGGCTACACCGCGCGCGTTTCCGAAAAGTCCGGCGATGGCGGCGTGGATGTTATCGCACATACGGACGAACTGGGTTTCCAGCCGCCCATCATCAAAATCCAGTGCAAGCGCCAGACATCACAGGTTGGCGAGCCGGAAGTGAGCCAATTGCTCGGCACACTTGGCGAAGGTGAATTCGCGCTCTTCGTGACGCTCGGCTCCTACTCTCGCCAAGCGCGAGTGCGGGAGAGAAATACGCCGCGCCTTCGACTGCTTGATGGCGAAGAACTGGTCGAACTTATCCTTGAGCACTATTCGCAGCTTTCGCCGCGCTATCGGACAATGATTCCTCTCAAGCAGATTTATGTCCCCGATTTGATTGGGGATTAA
- a CDS encoding CoA-acylating methylmalonate-semialdehyde dehydrogenase, with protein MAQITHYIAGRRVAGGSGRNAPVFNPATGEQSGRVPLASAAEVGAAVRAAQAAFPAWAATPPLQRARILNRFLRILEGRAGELAAVITAEHGKVLSDALGEVQRGLEVVEFATAAPQLLKGEISENVGRDIDSHAIRQPLGVVAGITPFNFPAMVPMWMFPVALACGNCFILKPSERDPSASLLIAEWLSEAGLPAGVFNVVHGDKEAVDALLTDPLVKAISFVGSTPIARYIYETAAQNGKRCQALGGAKNHMVILPDADLDQACDALMGAAYGSAGERCMAVSVAVPVGKETADALIEKLAPRVRALKVGPGTDPEAEMGPLVTAAHRDKVAAYIDSGLADGAKLVVDGRGLELQGYEGGYFLGGTLFDDVTPDMAIYREEIFGPVLSVVRSPDFEEAVRLVNEHEYGNGTAIFTRDGDAAREFTYRIQAGMVGVNVPIPVPMAFHSFGGWKASLFGDHHMHGPEGVRFYTRLKTVTTRWPKGIRAGAEFTMPTMK; from the coding sequence ATGGCCCAGATTACCCATTACATTGCCGGACGCCGGGTGGCGGGCGGCAGCGGACGCAACGCGCCCGTATTCAATCCCGCCACCGGTGAGCAGAGTGGCCGGGTGCCACTGGCTTCGGCGGCGGAAGTGGGTGCGGCGGTGCGCGCCGCCCAGGCCGCCTTTCCGGCCTGGGCGGCCACGCCGCCTCTGCAGCGCGCGCGCATCCTCAATCGCTTCCTGCGCATTCTGGAAGGCCGAGCGGGGGAATTGGCGGCGGTTATCACGGCCGAACATGGCAAGGTGCTGTCTGACGCCTTGGGCGAGGTCCAGCGAGGGTTGGAAGTGGTGGAATTCGCCACTGCAGCACCGCAATTGCTGAAGGGCGAGATCAGCGAAAATGTCGGCCGCGATATCGATAGCCACGCGATCCGCCAGCCCCTGGGCGTAGTGGCGGGGATCACGCCGTTCAACTTCCCGGCTATGGTGCCGATGTGGATGTTTCCCGTGGCGCTGGCCTGCGGCAATTGCTTCATCCTCAAGCCTTCGGAACGGGATCCGTCCGCTTCGCTGCTGATTGCCGAATGGCTGAGCGAAGCAGGCCTTCCGGCAGGCGTGTTCAACGTTGTTCATGGCGACAAGGAGGCGGTGGATGCGCTGCTGACCGATCCGTTGGTCAAGGCGATCAGCTTTGTCGGCTCCACCCCGATTGCCCGCTATATTTACGAGACGGCGGCGCAGAACGGCAAACGCTGTCAGGCGCTGGGCGGGGCGAAGAACCATATGGTGATCCTGCCCGATGCCGATCTGGATCAGGCCTGCGACGCGCTGATGGGCGCGGCCTATGGCTCTGCCGGGGAACGCTGCATGGCGGTGTCTGTCGCCGTGCCGGTGGGCAAGGAAACCGCCGATGCCCTGATCGAAAAGCTTGCCCCGCGCGTGCGCGCGCTCAAGGTGGGGCCGGGGACGGATCCGGAAGCCGAAATGGGGCCTCTGGTCACTGCAGCCCATCGCGACAAGGTGGCAGCCTATATCGACAGCGGCCTTGCCGATGGGGCGAAGCTGGTGGTCGATGGGCGCGGGCTGGAATTGCAGGGCTATGAGGGTGGCTATTTCCTGGGCGGAACCCTGTTCGACGATGTGACGCCGGACATGGCGATCTATCGCGAGGAGATTTTCGGCCCCGTCCTGTCGGTGGTCCGCAGCCCCGATTTCGAAGAAGCGGTGCGGCTGGTGAACGAACATGAATATGGCAATGGCACGGCCATCTTCACGCGCGATGGCGATGCCGCGCGCGAGTTCACCTATCGCATTCAGGCTGGCATGGTGGGCGTGAATGTGCCGATCCCGGTGCCCATGGCATTCCACAGCTTCGGCGGGTGGAAGGCCTCGCTATTCGGCGACCATCACATGCACGGGCCGGAGGGCGTGCGCTTCTACACCCGGCTGAAAACGGTGACGACGCGCTGGCCCAAGGGCATCCGCGCGGGCGCCGAATTCACTATGCCGACCATGAAGTAG
- the pal gene encoding peptidoglycan-associated lipoprotein Pal has protein sequence MKNAIRLGLILAATTGLAACSKKATVEDLPPPPATVATAAPTPTPAQPAGPVPGSNADFMAHMQGRNVVYFDTDKFDIDATDMAALRAQAEWLKRYPAKRATIEGHCDERGTRDYNIALGERRANAAKNYLVSIGVDASRLSVVSYGKERPVALGSNEAAWAQNRRAATITID, from the coding sequence ATGAAGAACGCCATTCGCCTTGGCCTGATCCTCGCCGCGACCACCGGCCTTGCCGCCTGTTCGAAGAAGGCCACTGTCGAAGACCTGCCGCCGCCACCCGCCACGGTAGCCACAGCGGCGCCCACGCCCACCCCTGCACAACCGGCTGGCCCGGTTCCGGGCAGCAATGCGGACTTCATGGCGCATATGCAGGGCCGCAACGTTGTCTATTTCGACACGGACAAGTTCGACATCGACGCAACCGACATGGCCGCCCTGCGCGCTCAGGCGGAATGGCTGAAGCGTTACCCGGCCAAGCGCGCCACTATCGAAGGCCATTGCGACGAACGCGGCACGCGCGATTACAATATCGCGCTGGGCGAACGCCGCGCTAATGCGGCCAAGAACTATCTGGTCAGCATCGGTGTCGACGCTTCGCGCCTGTCCGTTGTCAGCTATGGCAAGGAACGCCCGGTCGCGCTCGGTTCGAACGAAGCGGCATGGGCGCAGAACCGCCGCGCTGCCACGATCACGATCGACTGA
- the ald gene encoding alanine dehydrogenase — protein MIVGTVREIKNNEFRVGLTPEGAEELVHSGHHVLVESGAGLGIGSADEAYVRAGAEIVAEAAEVFARAELVVKVKEPQPGERAMLREGQILFTYLHLAPDPQQAADLIASGAVCIAYETVTDSSGGLPLLKPMSQVAGRMAVQAGATALEKAHGGRGVLLGGVPGVLPAKVVVIGGGVVGFNAAQMAAGLGADVTILDRSAEVLERLGIHFEARAKTRFSNKANLSACVAEADLVIGAVLIPGAEAPKLVTRAMLHTMKPGAVLVDVAIDQGGCFETSHPTTHADPTYVVDGIVHYCVANMPGAVARTSTYALGNVTLPHILRLAALGWQEALRRDPHLLAGLNVCAGQITCRPVADALGLAYTDPADMLAA, from the coding sequence ATGATCGTCGGTACGGTTCGCGAGATCAAGAACAACGAATTCCGGGTGGGGCTGACCCCCGAAGGGGCGGAGGAATTGGTCCATTCCGGGCATCACGTGCTGGTGGAAAGCGGCGCTGGGCTGGGCATCGGATCGGCTGACGAGGCCTATGTCCGCGCCGGTGCGGAAATCGTGGCCGAAGCGGCAGAAGTTTTCGCGCGGGCCGAACTGGTGGTGAAAGTGAAGGAGCCGCAGCCGGGCGAGCGGGCCATGCTGCGCGAAGGGCAGATCCTGTTCACATACCTCCACCTCGCGCCCGATCCGCAACAGGCGGCGGACCTGATTGCCAGCGGGGCAGTGTGCATCGCCTATGAAACGGTGACCGACAGTTCCGGCGGGTTGCCGCTGCTCAAGCCGATGAGCCAGGTGGCCGGGCGCATGGCGGTGCAGGCGGGGGCGACCGCGCTTGAAAAGGCCCATGGCGGGCGCGGCGTGCTGCTGGGCGGCGTTCCGGGCGTGCTGCCGGCCAAGGTGGTGGTGATAGGGGGCGGCGTGGTGGGCTTCAACGCTGCGCAGATGGCCGCGGGGCTGGGCGCCGACGTGACCATTCTCGACCGTTCCGCAGAAGTGCTGGAGCGGCTGGGTATCCATTTCGAGGCACGGGCGAAGACGCGCTTTTCCAACAAGGCCAATCTCAGCGCCTGTGTGGCGGAGGCAGATCTGGTTATCGGGGCCGTGCTGATCCCCGGTGCGGAAGCGCCCAAGCTGGTGACGCGCGCCATGCTTCACACGATGAAGCCCGGCGCCGTGCTGGTGGACGTGGCCATCGATCAGGGCGGTTGCTTCGAGACGAGCCACCCGACAACCCATGCCGATCCCACCTATGTGGTGGACGGCATCGTCCATTATTGCGTCGCCAACATGCCCGGCGCCGTGGCGCGCACCTCCACCTATGCGCTGGGCAACGTCACCCTGCCGCATATCCTGCGGCTGGCCGCGCTGGGCTGGCAGGAGGCACTGCGGCGCGATCCCCATCTGCTGGCGGGCCTCAATGTCTGTGCCGGGCAAATCACCTGCCGCCCGGTGGCCGATGCGCTTGGCCTTGCCTATACCGATCCTGCCGACATGCTGGCGGCCTGA
- a CDS encoding type ISP restriction/modification enzyme → MDIAGYLSEIRALYASGQSTEHSFRPALARLFASIDPALTVINEPKHLTDVGAPDFVFNRGDVAIGWCEAKDLGKDVRKFASTDYSKAQKERYKKGLPNLIYTNGLDFEFIRESEVLDFVSIAELAPGLPARTDSFAILENRLRDFATTTPLSITSSKRLAEMMAGKAAIIKDIMGRALVADFKAQEAGKGITDLVGQYEAFKANLIHDITVEEFADIYAETIAYGLFAARLHDESPATFTRSEALDLLPKSNPFLRELFIYIAGPNLDDRLRRVIDELCNVFCATDMAKVLRNFGKVSAKQDPFLHFYEVFLAEYNPSKRKARGVWYTPEPVVNFIVRAVDDVLKGEFGLADGLADTSRITIDWDTGQHGKDGKPATIRKSVHRVQILDPATGTGTFLAEVVKLVAERVKGVAPGQWSNYVEQELIPRIHGFELLMASYAMCHMKLDMILTGLGYKPSANPPRLGVYLTNSLEEGERVDQTLFGLSRAIAEEAKAASDIKRQTPIMVVIGNPPYSGESENKGPWIMGLMDAYKKEPGGQQKLQERNPKWINDDYVKFIRFAEHMIEKTGEGVLGFITNHGYLDNPTFRGMRWHLMRSFDRIYVIDLHGNSKKKEVSPDGSPDKNVFDIMQGVAIIVAVKHKHEGKASKPLAEVRHGELWGSREAKSNALWESPLKGLAHTVLPHKAPQYPFLARDYDVEEEYSKGFSVAELMPVNSVGIVTARDELTIDMNRDALWQRVLDFSETDSETLRARYDLGKDVRDWTVSGAKADVAANLSQSRLVPIAYRPFDIRWTFYTGKSRGFQCYPRNEVMRHLMSGANLACNYTRTVEGDRKFADFFACVFPITHHTLSIKEVNALAPLYLYPDEGTLDQSIRVNFEPNLYARIREVAGLSGPSTTPDGSDAFRRATGDARPDEVKVFDYIYGVLHCPAYRATYAEFLKIDFPRIPFPPSPEVFRAVSEKGEQLRRLHLMEDAAIGDTPYPFEGDGSGEVEKPAFAEGKVWINSHQYFGHVPAIAWEFHIGGYQPAQKWLKDRKGRTLGWDDIRHYQKIIKILTETDRIMKEIELPLD, encoded by the coding sequence ATGGACATCGCGGGCTATCTTTCTGAAATCCGGGCGCTCTATGCCAGCGGACAGTCAACCGAGCATAGCTTCCGGCCCGCTTTGGCTCGGCTGTTCGCATCGATCGATCCCGCGCTGACCGTCATCAATGAACCCAAGCATCTGACCGACGTTGGCGCGCCCGATTTCGTGTTCAATCGCGGGGATGTTGCCATTGGCTGGTGCGAGGCAAAGGACTTGGGCAAAGATGTCCGCAAGTTCGCCTCAACAGACTACAGCAAGGCGCAGAAGGAACGCTACAAGAAGGGCCTGCCCAACCTCATCTACACCAACGGGCTGGATTTCGAGTTTATCCGCGAGAGCGAAGTGCTGGACTTTGTCAGTATCGCAGAACTGGCACCCGGCCTGCCCGCGCGCACTGACAGTTTCGCCATACTCGAAAACCGGCTGCGCGATTTCGCCACCACCACCCCGCTGAGCATCACATCGTCCAAGCGGCTGGCGGAAATGATGGCGGGCAAGGCCGCCATCATCAAGGACATCATGGGCCGCGCTCTGGTGGCGGACTTCAAGGCGCAAGAGGCAGGCAAAGGCATCACGGACCTCGTCGGCCAGTATGAGGCATTCAAGGCGAACTTGATCCACGACATCACGGTCGAGGAATTTGCCGACATCTATGCCGAAACCATTGCCTACGGCCTGTTTGCGGCCCGGCTGCACGATGAATCGCCTGCCACCTTCACCCGTTCCGAAGCGCTGGACCTGCTGCCCAAGTCCAATCCATTCCTGCGCGAATTGTTCATCTACATTGCGGGGCCGAATCTGGACGACCGCCTGCGCCGGGTGATCGATGAATTGTGCAACGTGTTCTGCGCCACAGACATGGCGAAGGTGCTGCGCAATTTCGGGAAAGTATCCGCTAAACAGGATCCCTTCCTGCACTTCTACGAAGTGTTTCTGGCCGAATATAACCCGTCAAAGCGCAAGGCGCGGGGTGTTTGGTATACGCCCGAGCCGGTGGTGAATTTCATCGTCCGTGCGGTGGACGATGTGCTGAAAGGTGAATTCGGGCTGGCGGACGGGCTGGCCGATACCAGCCGCATCACTATCGATTGGGATACCGGCCAGCACGGCAAGGATGGCAAGCCCGCCACGATCAGGAAATCGGTCCACCGGGTGCAGATTCTCGATCCCGCCACCGGCACCGGCACCTTCCTGGCCGAAGTGGTGAAGCTGGTGGCAGAACGCGTGAAAGGCGTCGCCCCCGGCCAATGGTCGAATTATGTCGAACAGGAATTGATCCCCCGCATCCACGGCTTCGAACTGCTGATGGCCAGCTATGCCATGTGCCACATGAAGCTGGACATGATCCTGACCGGGCTTGGCTATAAGCCATCGGCCAACCCGCCCCGCCTTGGCGTCTACCTCACCAATTCGCTGGAGGAAGGCGAGCGGGTGGACCAAACCCTGTTCGGCCTTTCCCGCGCCATTGCCGAGGAAGCCAAGGCCGCCAGCGACATCAAGCGGCAGACCCCCATCATGGTGGTGATCGGCAACCCGCCCTATTCGGGCGAGAGCGAGAACAAAGGCCCTTGGATCATGGGCCTGATGGATGCCTACAAAAAAGAACCCGGCGGCCAGCAAAAACTGCAGGAACGCAATCCCAAATGGATCAATGATGATTACGTGAAGTTCATCCGCTTCGCCGAACACATGATCGAGAAGACCGGCGAAGGTGTGCTGGGGTTCATCACCAATCACGGCTATCTGGATAATCCCACGTTCCGGGGCATGCGCTGGCATTTGATGCGGAGCTTTGACCGGATTTACGTGATCGACCTTCACGGCAATTCGAAGAAGAAAGAGGTCAGCCCTGACGGTTCGCCCGACAAGAACGTGTTCGACATCATGCAGGGTGTGGCCATCATCGTAGCAGTAAAACACAAGCATGAAGGCAAGGCGTCAAAACCGCTGGCGGAAGTCCGCCACGGTGAACTGTGGGGAAGCCGCGAGGCGAAGAGCAATGCGCTTTGGGAAAGCCCGCTGAAAGGGCTGGCCCACACCGTATTGCCACACAAGGCCCCGCAATATCCCTTTTTGGCACGCGATTATGATGTGGAAGAGGAATATTCCAAGGGCTTTTCCGTGGCGGAGCTGATGCCCGTCAACTCTGTGGGTATCGTCACCGCACGAGATGAACTTACAATCGACATGAACCGGGATGCTCTTTGGCAGAGGGTGCTGGATTTTTCGGAGACAGACAGTGAAACTCTGCGCGCCCGTTATGATCTCGGCAAAGATGTTCGTGATTGGACGGTCAGCGGCGCGAAAGCCGATGTGGCAGCAAATTTGTCCCAATCCCGCCTGGTGCCCATCGCTTATCGCCCGTTCGATATCCGCTGGACATTCTACACCGGAAAATCGCGCGGTTTTCAGTGCTATCCTCGAAACGAGGTTATGCGCCATTTGATGAGCGGTGCCAATCTGGCATGCAATTACACCCGCACGGTTGAGGGAGATCGAAAGTTTGCGGATTTCTTCGCTTGCGTCTTCCCCATTACCCATCACACGCTGAGCATCAAAGAGGTCAACGCGTTAGCCCCCCTCTACCTCTACCCCGACGAAGGCACCCTAGACCAATCCATCCGGGTCAACTTCGAACCCAATCTCTACGCCCGCATCCGCGAAGTGGCCGGTCTCTCCGGCCCGTCCACCACGCCCGATGGCAGCGATGCCTTTCGCCGCGCCACGGGCGATGCCCGGCCCGATGAAGTGAAGGTGTTCGATTACATCTATGGCGTGCTGCATTGCCCGGCCTATCGCGCGACCTATGCCGAATTCCTGAAAATCGACTTTCCGCGCATTCCCTTCCCGCCCTCCCCCGAAGTGTTCAGGGCTGTGAGCGAGAAAGGCGAGCAATTGCGCCGCCTGCATCTGATGGAAGATGCGGCCATCGGCGATACGCCCTATCCCTTCGAAGGGGACGGCAGCGGCGAGGTGGAGAAGCCCGCCTTTGCGGAAGGCAAGGTGTGGATCAATTCTCACCAGTATTTTGGCCATGTGCCCGCCATCGCATGGGAATTCCACATCGGCGGCTATCAGCCCGCGCAGAAATGGCTGAAAGACCGCAAGGGCCGAACGCTCGGCTGGGACGACATCCGCCACTACCAGAAAATCATCAAAATCCTGACCGAGACGGACCGGATCATGAAGGAAATCGAGCTGCCGCTGGACTAA